The DNA window CTCCCGCAGCTCAGGGCTTTCCCACTGGGCTCCCGCTGCAGCCTGCGGACGTGGCTCTCCTCTGCACACCCACCTCCGCATGCCCTAGCAGGGGTCGTGATCGCCTCCCTCCGCGAGTGCGACACGGAGAACGTGGAAAGGGCTGAGGGCCGGTACAAGCCACAGACCCCGTTTCCTGCACGAACTCGACACCGGCCGAGCTGCCCTCGGCGCTCGCGGATGCTCACCTGTTCGGCCGACACCGCCCCCTTCCCGGTGCTGCTCCCGCTGCTCTTGCTCACACGACCGCTGCTGTCCGCCATCTTCGCCACCTGCGAGCTTTCCGGCCTGCGCACTCCCACTGCGTCACATCCGGTCTGGTAGTTACCACCCACTTGCCCCTGCGCTTCTGGCTCCAGGAAGCTCCTCTGGTCGACCCTGCGAATGGTTTTGGCGGTGGCTTCATGTAGGACCTACTCCCCAACCCTGCCCGCTGCGGTGAATTCCACCTACGGTGCTTTAACTTGTGCAACAGAGATTCTTGCCCCAGGGAGAGGCGGGGAAGGGCGCGCTAATCAGAGGGCGGGGTCCAGGGTTGGGATCTGGTCCGGAGCCCCCTGCCCACCTCGAGATGGTGGCGATCTAGGGAGAGTGAACTTGCCTTTCGAGATACTGCTGTAAGGGGAGAGATACGCGTTGAGCCTATAAAGCTGTGCAGGTGGCACAGCCGAGAAGAGAGAATTGGGGAAGCGAGGAAGGTTCCATGAGATGACTTGAACCGCGGAAACGTTTGGCAGAGGAAAGGGGCTTCAGTTTTAATGTGAGATCACTGGAAGTTGAGGTATTGAGGCTCGGATCAGTCTCCTCTCCCATGTTTCCCTTTTACGACCTCTTTCCACAGCTAATCGTGTGGGGGGATGTTTTTGAAGCCTTGGGGGAGGGGATTACTGGCCAGGCCTGGAAATGACAGAGAATTCTAGAAACATACTACTTGAAGGAAGGTTAGGTGTCCTGATTTTTCACCCTCTTCAGGCTGGGCTTCATCACCAGGCCTCCTCGCCAACTCCTGTCCCTTTTGTGTACCGGAAACAGATTGCCTCGAATCTCGGTACTTTGTACTCAGCCCAGGTAACATATTTTCTTGTTCTCTGCCTGGCACATTGCCGCTCAATCCGTGTTTATAACTGCAGTGTGGGGAGACAAAGTTGTCTGCCACCCACCAAACATTTAATAAGTGAACACCAGTAGCTCTGGGGTTATTATGCTctgaaagaatggaaagaagtCACTAGGGATGgtgggacacacctgtaatctcagcacttgggaagcaggcagcagtttaaggtcatcctcagctacataacaagacctgGCTGGGCTAcaaaacaccctgtctcaaaaaagaaaaacatctaggTCTGTGGCCCCATCCCACTTGAGCCTCTGGGTTTCTCCGTGCTAGCAAATCTGAGAACACTGCCCGTGCTATTCACAGGCCCAGAGCTATGGAGGTGTCCTCCTCAACTTCCTGGGAGCTGCCCCTGGTGGCTGTGTGCCAGGTAACATCAACACCAAACAAGCAAGAGAACTTTAAAACATGTGCTGAGCTGGTTCTAGAGGCGGCCAGACTGGGTGCTTGCCTGGCTTTTCTGCCTGAGGCATTTGACTTCATTGCACGAAATCCTGCCGAGACATTACAGCTGTCTGAACCACTGGATGGGGACCTTCTGGGACGATATAGCCAGCTTGCCAGGTACAAGGGTGGGAGGGAAGTAGAATCATTACCGGGTATTGTTCCTGGATTGCCACATAAAGGGGGTAGCGCCTTGAGTAGAGTTGTCAGTGTCCCTTCTCCCCCAGGGAATGTGGAATCTGGCTGTCCTTGGGTGGTTTCCATGAGCGTGGCCAAGACTGGGAGCAGACTCAGAAAATCTACAATTGTCATGTGCTTCTGAACAACAAGGGTGAGACTTAATAACATTTTAGCTTGTCTCTTTCCAGGCTTTTCTACCTTCAACTCAGATCCTTCAGCATTATTTTCTCAACTATTTGGCTTTAGTGGGTTTTGTACTTCTGATCTTAGCGTATAAATTAACTCTTTGGGAGAACTAAGCTGGGCTTCTAGAGTGTCTGTTCTGAgtattttctctgtatctcttACTCTAGGACTAGTAGTGGCCACTTACAGGAAGACACATCTATGCGATGTAGAGATCCCAGGTCAGGGGCCTATGCGGGAAAGCAACTCTACCATGCCTGGAACCATTCTTGAGCCACCAATCAGCACACCAGCAGGGAAGGTGGGAGTTAAAAAGGAAATAGGAATACATTGAAAACGTACCATCCCCCTTGGGAGTTGAAAGATGAAGGTACTTGATGTTATGATGAATGGGGCAGGGAAGGTGAGTGGGTTGTTTTTCATTTCAGGTTGGTCTAGCAATCTGTTATGACATGCGGTTCCCTGAACTTTCTCTGAAATTGGCTCAAGCTGGGGCAGAAATACTGACTTATCCTTCAGCCTTTGGATCCGTTACAGGTCCTGCCCACTGGGAGGTAAGAGAATGCTTCTTCAAAACAT is part of the Cricetulus griseus strain 17A/GY chromosome 5, alternate assembly CriGri-PICRH-1.0, whole genome shotgun sequence genome and encodes:
- the Nit1 gene encoding deaminated glutathione amidase isoform X4, whose amino-acid sequence is MPRAMEVSSSTSWELPLVAVCQVTSTPNKQENFKTCAELVLEAARLGACLAFLPEAFDFIARNPAETLQLSEPLDGDLLGRYSQLARECGIWLSLGGFHERGQDWEQTQKIYNCHVLLNNKGLVVATYRKTHLCDVEIPGQGPMRESNSTMPGTILEPPISTPAGKVGLAICYDMRFPELSLKLAQAGAEILTYPSAFGSVTGPAHWEVLLRARAIESQCYVIAAAQCGRHHETRTSYGHSMVVDPWGTVVASCSEGPGLCLARIDLNFLQQIRQHLPVFQHRRPDLYGNLGQPLS
- the Nit1 gene encoding deaminated glutathione amidase isoform X2, whose product is MLGFITRPPRQLLSLLCTGNRLPRISVLCTQPRPRAMEVSSSTSWELPLVAVCQVTSTPNKQENFKTCAELVLEAARLGACLAFLPEAFDFIARNPAETLQLSEPLDGDLLGRYSQLARECGIWLSLGGFHERGQDWEQTQKIYNCHVLLNNKGLVVATYRKTHLCDVEIPGQGPMRESNSTMPGTILEPPISTPAGKVGLAICYDMRFPELSLKLAQAGAEILTYPSAFGSVTGPAHWEVLLRARAIESQCYVIAAAQCGRHHETRTSYGHSMVVDPWGTVVASCSEGPGLCLARIDLNFLQQIRQHLPVFQHRRPDLYGNLGQPLS
- the Nit1 gene encoding deaminated glutathione amidase isoform X5, with amino-acid sequence MEVSSSTSWELPLVAVCQVTSTPNKQENFKTCAELVLEAARLGACLAFLPEAFDFIARNPAETLQLSEPLDGDLLGRYSQLARECGIWLSLGGFHERGQDWEQTQKIYNCHVLLNNKGLVVATYRKTHLCDVEIPGQGPMRESNSTMPGTILEPPISTPAGKVGLAICYDMRFPELSLKLAQAGAEILTYPSAFGSVTGPAHWEVLLRARAIESQCYVIAAAQCGRHHETRTSYGHSMVVDPWGTVVASCSEGPGLCLARIDLNFLQQIRQHLPVFQHRRPDLYGNLGQPLS